AAATCAGCTGGATTTCTTTCCGTGATGTTGCCCGGTTCGCTGTCTTGTCGCTGGAAAATCCGGTGGCCGAAAATAAAATCATCCCACTCGGTGGACCTGAAAGCCTGAGTGCCCTGGAAGTCGTAAAAATATTTGAAGAAGTAACCGGACGTCCGTTCAAAGTAGAACATGTGCCTGAAGAAGCATTGAAGGCCCAACACGAAGCGACGACAGAGCTCGTACCACGAACTTTTTCCGGACTGATGCTGAATTGCGCACAAGGCACGGTCATTGAAATGAAAGATGTCTTGCAGTGGATGCCGGTAAAACTTCAGTCAGTGCGTGATTACGCCGGCACATTTGCGCCGAGAAGATGATCATACATCGATTCGATTTTTTGCATTTGTTTCCGAATCGAGAATTCTTTTTCGATTCTTGCGCGGGCAGCAGCTCCCATCTCGGTCCATACATCCTGATCGTGCATGAGCAGCGCGCAATATTCCGCGAATTCTTGCGGGTTGACGGCCAAAAATCCGTTCACTCCTTGTTCGATGACTTCTGAATTGGATCCGATTCTTCTTACGACCGCCGGAATTCCCATTGCCTGAGCCTCCAGCAAAGCATTGTTCATTCCTTCTGTTTTGGAAGTGCTGATGAAAACTCGCGCACGGGCCAAAATTTCGCGAACGTCATCAACGGAACCAGCGAATTCAATGCCTGCCGAACTCTGATTGCTTGCGCCACCTCCCACAACGATGCAGCGCAGCTGTGGAAATTGACCGCGCAATAATTGAAAAATTTGATCGAGATCTCTATACGCTTTTTCACTGGAAACGCGGCCGACTGCAACCAGAGCGTCTCCCCTGCCCTGTGGTTGAAAATGTTCAATGTCCACCCCGTTCCAAATGGTACGAACTCGATCTCGTTCGACCCAGCCGGCATCGAAAAACGCCAATGCAGAGGAATGGGAGGGAAACAGAACAGAATCAGCATTCCTCAGCGCTTGAGCGATGAGAAATCGTTCCCATTTCTTGTTTCCAAGGAGCCGCAACACCTCAAACATGCTCCCGGGTGAAGCAACGCACGGAATTTTTTCCAGTTTGGCAGCAAAAGCACCTTGCACAATTGAGGAATACAGCCTGCAATGAATCATTGCATACTTCTTTGTTGTCAGAAGATTTCTAAGAGCAGGGAGAATTTGCGGCGCATAAAAATCAGAAGATTGCGAAAGGAAATGAACCGGCACATCCGGATGACGAAAATACGCGAACAGCTTTTCGGGAGGCGAAGCAATTAAAGAAGCAATTTCCACATCATACTTTTGGCTGAACCTTGCGACATACGAAAGTTGTCGCTGGGCGCCCCCCTCCTCCAATTGTGAAATCAAATGAAGGATAGCCGGCATTTTGCTATCTTACTTTGATACTTTATCGGCTCCAAATGTTAGAATTCTTAAGTCATGCCACGATTACGCATAGTACACATCATCACAAAACTGGAGCTGGGGGGCGCACAGCAAAACACGCTTTATACAGTTGCCAATCTGAATCATTCTGTTTTTGAACCTCATTTGATCTCGGGTCCGGGTGGAATTCTGGATGATGAAGCGCGCGAGCTGAAA
The DNA window shown above is from bacterium and carries:
- a CDS encoding glycosyltransferase; this translates as MPAILHLISQLEEGGAQRQLSYVARFSQKYDVEIASLIASPPEKLFAYFRHPDVPVHFLSQSSDFYAPQILPALRNLLTTKKYAMIHCRLYSSIVQGAFAAKLEKIPCVASPGSMFEVLRLLGNKKWERFLIAQALRNADSVLFPSHSSALAFFDAGWVERDRVRTIWNGVDIEHFQPQGRGDALVAVGRVSSEKAYRDLDQIFQLLRGQFPQLRCIVVGGGASNQSSAGIEFAGSVDDVREILARARVFISTSKTEGMNNALLEAQAMGIPAVVRRIGSNSEVIEQGVNGFLAVNPQEFAEYCALLMHDQDVWTEMGAAARARIEKEFSIRKQMQKIESMYDHLLGANVPA